The Silene latifolia isolate original U9 population chromosome X, ASM4854445v1, whole genome shotgun sequence genome contains the following window.
ATATCTACGTGTAGTTGTACAGAATAAGGGAGGAATAATAATATGAGAGTAAGTGGaggaggagggaaaatggaaaGTATAAGGGAGGAGGAAAGAGAAAGGGATGAAGGTCGAGAGAGAGAGGGTAAGGGTAAAGAAGAGATAGAGAGGAGAAAATGAAAGGATGCGGACGataagagaaaagggaaagaggaagGAAGGGGGaggagaaagtgaaagatatGGAGGAGGAGTACTTGGAATAATACGAGAGGTAATATGAGAGCAAGTGGAGGAAAAGCGGAAATAAAGAATACTTAAGAGGAGGATATGAAAACATATAAGGTATAGGGAAGGAGAAAGGGGAAAGGGAATGAGGACTACGAGGTTGAAGAAGAGAAAGTGGTTTGGGATGCGACGACGTTGAAGAGAAAAGAGGGAGATAAAGAGGATGATGAAGTAGACGGTGAGAAAGTTTggggaaaaggagaaggaagagGAGTAATGAGGGATAAGGGGAAAAAAGCGATAGTATGGGGAGGAAGGGGAGAAGGAGATGTGATGTTTACGTTACTTCTCAAAGTACAATATAATACTAATGTCTTATGTATTCCATGTAATGGTGTTCTTTAACAATTAACCATCTAAGCAAAAAGTGTTGTTATATTCGGATATTCGTGCTCCCAACAAagttaaatacaaattatttacaaatggTTATAATTTTGTTTGCAATTGATTCaaccatcaaaagatcaagagtTTTATTGTGATCGACACTCAACATGTACAGACAACCGAACCAAATCGTATATTCATGTGTCAGATACGAAATATTTACGAATGTGATCTCGCTTCCAATCGATTCGAACAACCAAAAAATTATAACGACAAGAATTTCATTGTGATCGCCATTCAAAATGTAtagaaaaccaaaccaaatcaaaATTCGCTACTACGCATTTGAAACGTAAACGATTAAAATAACTTGGGGGACGGCGCGCATCGCGCGCCGTGCAACCAACTAGTATATGTAAAAGTAAGTACTCTTGTCCCTTGGCGGTTTTGAGTGTTACCTCAATAATGGAATTAAACTAAAATACTTTGAAACTTTCATGAAATAGATAGATAACTTGACATATTTTATTGCTTAGTTTTTAGTACAAAAATGTAGGATTTAAGTATCACCTACCATGAGTCAACCATGACATGTTAATCACACCTTAGTACATGTTTTATGTACATTCACCAAAACTAAGCAATTGAATATCATCCCATGACTCGTATCAATCGAAAACAACATTAATGCAACAAAAGGGAAACccattaccaaaaaaaaatagaattttaTTCACTGACTCGCATTGTGGCAAGCTACAGAAGATAAGCCAGGCCATAACAAAGAAGTTTCAGACTAGAATAGAAAATGGACAAATTCGAGTGCAGAAGCTACTACAATCGATTAGCTTCCATATTCCTCGAAGGATGTGTTGTTGGGCATAACCAATTGCATCAAGCAACTTTGTTTCTAGTTCAAATAGCCAAAAGGCGCTTAAGGTCTTGCGCTTGTGTCAAGATAAATCATCCATTGTGTCCCTGTTTCCATATATATCAATCTACACCGTGTTTCATACTCCAAATTTAACAACTGAGTTCGAGAAAAGACGTGAGACAGAGAAATTTCTATACATTGTCAAATCAACAAAACAAAGAGACGCTCTACTTGCATCACTTATATGCCATGAGCATCGAGTTGATGACGTGCATGATGACACGAAGACTGGAGATTTCGGCAGGTGTGGTGTTTGGAAGACTTCGTTGATGATTCAAGATCTGGTAAACCTGCTCCAATATTGGGCGGGCATGGACGGCTATCATTGGATCATGCGGTATTATGCATGAAGCCACGTCCAACATCCACCCTAGCTTTCTTGTTGTATCCTTTGTTATATCACAAGCAAGTTGTTGTAGTAGGGAGAGCAAAACGCCTTGCGTCAAAGGAAGTGGCATAACAGTCAACATTCGCTGCAAGTCAACCTGCATAGCGCATACAGAGCGGTAACTTGGTAAGCATGCTTACACACCAACACTAATCAACTTAtgaaaaaagggaagaaaaaaatCCAGTAAAGATAATCAATATTACTACTGCTAACTACGGAGAATCCACCTACTCCTACCGTCCCATGAAAAAACTTTTTGGGTTGTTTTTGCTTAAAAATAAGGAATATAGTACATGTTGATAGAAATTGCAAGTTAATGAAAAATGTGGGTCACAAAACCATAAGGACAACAAATACTTTTTGGAATACAAAAAGGAAATATTCCAGCTGCGGATGTATTCATGAACAGGACACCAAGATAGGGAAACAAAAGGTTAAACAGTTTCACCAATCTAACACATATTCATCTAGATCAGGCTTATACATCTACAGTAGTTTCTAACCAGTATCGCTTGATTTAAAATCATTTGCCTGATGCCAGCAACAATTTCATACAAAGAACCAACGaggtaataaaattactaaataGATTGGCTCTTATGCGATGATCACATACAAAAGCAGAAACAATAATTAATAAGACTCATAGCTTAGTTACAGCGCATACCTGTGAGCATAACCAGGATACAATAGCCACGTCACTCCTTTGTAAAGCTGATGTAAACGCTTCCTCATACTTATGTTCAGATATTAATCTTGACAACTCTTTAGTTGGATCAAATGGCTGATCAACCTGTCAAGTAAGTAAAATTGCTCAAAGAAGCAATATAATCAAGTCATCCAACAAGCACGATTATAAACACTTTTAGACTACAAATGACTGACAAAACTGACAAAACTATTAAAATAAGAACTGGGTCCCAACTCCCAAGCAATAAAGACCAACCTTCTCATGTAGACCAGCCAATGGCCCATTGCTTAATTGTGTTACCAACTGATTTCCTGATTGCGAGTTTGCTCCAGCAGCTGCAAGAGCTAGCAACTTTCTTTGACCATCTGCCAGTTCCCCGCTCAAGCTTTGGGTGAGAGATGATGCTGAATTAAGAGAATCCTGTATGTTCACCATACAAAATATGTTATAGATCTACAAATAGCTGGTTAAGTTCTGATAACTTTCTTGCAAGAGTATTTCAAACCCTTCCCCCTCCCAACGCCCAACAGCTGATTAAGTTCTGACAAGTATCTTAATAATGTCAAAACGATAAAAGCATCACACTTGGCTATATTTATCAACACGTCTATGCTCATCCGTGTTGCACATTATGTTCATCCACAAAAACATCGATAACCATTGGTTTTGTAATCCAGGGAAGTGTTCATTGCCTTTTCATCCTGTCAAATTATTTTCAGCTATATTCCTTCTTTCCTTCACAATCTGTGCAAAATTATTGGACATCCAGCATAGTCATCAAATCTTTTTTCCACCCCCTCATTGATCTAGTGCCACAAAATTCAAAAGACCAAATTGAAAGACCAACTAGACAGCCACTACTGGTAATATTTATCGCCACTACCACCTGCTGAGCTACTGAGAAAGCTAGATTAAACATATGAGACCCGAAGCCATGTCAGCCACCAACAAGTATAGTGTGGATATGGAGAGGAAGAGATTGGGTTATTGGCATGAAACTAAAACAATATGTACATATGGACCATAAAGAAGAACAAATTTTaggacaatggctctttcaatcAAAAATTGTTGCCAAGCATGCAGACGTGGAAAATTTCAGATACTCTAGGTTTATTATCTTGACAACGATTTCATTCCCAATCTGATCCAAAAAACAGAGAAAATGTGGTGGTCCAATGCAAAACTTGAATCCCAACCTGGAAATCCCAAATATGGACTTCAAAAAGGAACAAATAAGCTCAAAACAAATAAAACCAAGAGTTCTCTTAGCCACACTGTTTGGATACAAATCATTTCAGACTCCAAGCAGGAAATGCCTTCTCAACAGCGATGTTAGTATATTCTCAATCAAGATATGTCAAGCACACCTCAAGTAAGTcaataaaacaaacacaaaacggGTAAAATCAACTAGCGATAATAGATGAACAAACCAAGCTCAGATATCCATGATGTTTAGAAAAAAAATTCATACCCTAAGAGCGAGGGCTAATGGAGAATGTGTAGTCTCAATGTGATGTTGAGCTGCTTGTGTATGTTCAACAATCCCTTTTTGAAAAGCAACATCTATTTGCTCAAACATTGCTTTGCAAGTGACCTCAAAAGCAGGGATAATCGAAGCTTCAAAGCAAGACTTCAATCCATCCTGCAAACAAACATGGGTCTTGTCACAACATTACAACTTGAAAGCAGCTTACATCAACAACTCTGAGATCAAAATACAAAGACAAAAACAACTAAATCTGGtttcctttcttttatttctcATCATAACCATATACCTTGAAAGGTGTCAATCTTGAACAACAACAAAATCTTAATCTCAAAATGTTGGGTAGGCAGTAGGCTAACACGAATCATCAATTGTAAATTTAGTCATATAGGTAAGAAATAAGTTTGAACAAGAATTATGTGCACCTGAAGTGCTTGTTTCCCAGAAGTCTGGAACTGGAGTTGAATTTGTCTTGCAACTGCAGGTTCTAGTTTTGACGTCACTGACTTCTCTAGCTGACTAGCTGCCTTGTCACCAACACCCCTCTGTGAAACAGTAGAAGGTTAAGAAAGAATAGTTGTAATAAGTTGAACAATAAAGGAAGTGCATGGATGGGTTCCTGTACTCTGTTGCTCTCCATTTTTTTGGAATTGAGTTAAAATTaagaaatactccctccgtcccggtcaattgttgtcctttggttttggcacaaagactaaggaaagaggagtgagtcaattactaaatgacaagtggaccaaatttcGTGTGAAGGATCAAACTGTTCATCAAGtgtattcctaaaatagaaaggacaacaattgactgataTACCctaaaatggaataggacaacaaatgaccgggacaggaGTATTATATTTTTCGGTAAAATGTCCTCAGCGGCTAAAGATCTTTAAAATATTCTTCTATTTTTCTTGGGCTATTTACAAATTACAAATATACTAGCACAAGGACTTGAAATTTACTTTCTTCAGCTTCTAAGGACCCACAGTATTTGGTCCTTCACCCTAGGGCTGAAACCATAGGGCATAGTGCGTTGTGTCTATAAGTTTGCAATGAACAGGTACATGACATCCTTCTTATGTATGGCATAAGGTATTGGCCAACCGAACTTACAGTTCCAAAAGCTCTTTTACTTTTTTAACAGATAATATCTTTTTCACAGTTATATTAAGTTATTCACTGGTAAAGCTGGAAATCTTCAAATCATTTGTTCTTAAAATAATATGGGTAGCTAACTGAGGGTCAAACCTGGAAGGATTCGGTAATAGCTGAACCAACGGTTTTCTCAATAGCTGGGATTATTGCACGAGTTATATTTGTACCAACAGCGGCAAGTTCTTTCTTCAATAATCTCTCAAGCATGGGGACAACATCCTTACTCATCAGATTGCCAGTTAATTGCTGAGTACGATCTCGTATCAATTTCTCATGTTTAGCCATTTCTTCTTGCATACGGGCCCATAAAGCATCTGCATTAGCTTTAGTAGCCTTTTCCACACACCGTGCCACGGCTCCCTCTAGTCTTCTACTTTCTTTAATAACTGGTGCAGCGGCATTCGCGCTCATCTGTTTCTGCATTTCTTGAAATTCTTTCATAGAGGCCATTATCTGCAAGCAAAAGTTACATAGACAATATAAGAAGTGACTACACTAAACTGGACTTCGAGTACACAGTATGATAATGACAGCATGAATCTCTGTGGGGTAGGCTAACATGAAAAGATTACCCAACATAAGAATACCCATGATAGTTTGAGAGCATAATATAAATCTCTCATTTTGTATACTGTATCTTTTTGCACATGGGTGTGAAAGAGAGGTTAGTTGAGCAAAAGTAAGCCCAAGAAATAAGAAAACAGGTGACAAGAGTAGAAAACTAAGTGCAAATAATAGAATAGCTGAGAAAGCATTTAGTAATGTTGAGGCAGAGAACTAAGACACAAAACGAAAGGCCAAAAAAAATTGGAGACAAAAAATAGAAGTCAGGCCACATCTGCATAACTATGAAACATAATACACTGCAAGAGAAATGAATTTTTTTTCCGAAAGAATGAAGCATAGCAGTAGACTAAGACAACACCCACAAGGCCACAAGTCCACAAGTCCACTACACTAACTACCAAATGCATATAAATCTATTCACTCCCAATGAAGACATCAATATTTCAAAATCTGTTCCATACTCATAGTGAGCCTATAATTAGCATCTATCTAATAAACAGATAGGAAGAGCAAAACAGATAACTTCAGTAGAAGTCAGCATATTTAAGAGATAATAAAAGACTATAGACTACGCCAATTATAGGATTTTAATAATCAGGACCATAAGCAAGTTCGAACATTCAAATATTCAATTAAACAATCCAAAAATTAACGCGATGGAAATCTGGCAGACACCATTTTTTATCTAAAAGACCTTAACAGAACATACATTGCACTACAAACAGTAACATTGAAGTGCTATAGCAAGCTGTGTTGGAAAAGAAAATTCAATACAAATACCTCTTTAACTGTTTCTGCTGTAGCAATAATTTGCTGGAATGCAGTATCAAAAGATTGAATGCTTGAACCATTAACGGATCCTTGTGATATTTCTGCTGATTCTTGCACGTTCCTCTCTTTCAGTTTTTCCCCTTCGAAAACCGGAGTTGGAGACACATCATTACTGACCTCATCTTCCTCGTCACCGGAATGTGAAGGTTGTGACAGAGCCTCCATTATGCTGCTTCTAGCTTCTTCCATGATAGTTGATTGAGAAGGTGACGCATAACACTCTCGAGTCATGTCAGCGCCAAGATCCGACGCCTGTGAATAGAAGGATTTTTCATTTCTCTCGGTCAAAATTGGATGATCGATCGAACGAGTCGGCTCACCACTTCTAGAAATCCCAGATTCACCCACAACTTTTATCTCCACCTCAACATTAGCCGAGTCATTATTCATTTCTTCATCTTGAGTCTTAGATTCTTTTTTACCCGTTTCCATGGCACGTGTTGTATCAGCCGTTGATATAGGCATAAGCTCAGAAGGAGTTACCAAATGAGTTGGACGTTTGAACATGGCAGGCTGATTAACATCAGATGAATTTCCTTGCGTAGCTCTATTATCGTCGTTCAAAGAGAGCATACTCGATGAACTTGTCTGTGGACTATCCATCTGCCTATCAACCGAATAATCAGCAAAAGCGTGATCACCGCGAATATCACTAGTTTTTCTAGATAACCTCGGGCTGAGAGGAAGAGGTGGAAGTGCAACAGGGGAAATGCCAGTAAGGCTTGATGCTGATAGGAGTGAAGTAGGAGTAGAGTCCACGTATGTGGTATTAAGCTCGCGACAGTTAGTCTCAGAAGAGCTTGCGGGAACACTGACTTCATTACTTGACGCAGGCGTAGAGTACGTTGCCTCCATAGATTTGCTTTCAGATGGGTCTAGCGGTGGAAGGTTAACTTTATCAAGAGATACACCAGACTCTGACTTCTCTATACCCGACTTTTCAATTGGTGGCGGTAAGCACTGAGAGATGTCCAGTGCATACTGCTGTATGGCTTGCGTTTGGACACAATAAACTTGAACTTGGTGCTCTCCATGAGGCAAAACATCACTTGTCCCAGTAAAGCTCAAGATAGGCATTGTAACTGTAAACTCTGCTAAATAATCCATGTGAGTTGCTGCCGGGTTAGCCCCATATTCCAAATGAATTGCATAAATGGCATTCTTTTTTGCATTCGCAAGTAATAGCAGCCCTGCTTGAGACAAGGACACTACTTGATTAAAGAATACATCTTCATTTCGAGGATCACCAGAACTATTCAACTCCAATGTCTGTGTGCATCGCCAGGATTCAGCATCACTAGGCAGCAACCATCCTTCATCACCAGATGAGGCCCAAAGCTTAACCTCTCGATTAAGTGGTCCCTGattacggaaaaaaaaaaaa
Protein-coding sequences here:
- the LOC141619758 gene encoding enhancer of mRNA-decapping protein 4-like; translation: MASSGNTNPNVIPNQQGGVVGGVSGVSSGVNFDMNKFFKPATLPPPPAAANPTSYAAAASAGASFAPSASFPPPSGPYSFPPQTPPYYHPQLGHQHMPNFPPPDHHLNLLPQRSVSFPVPPLQPVQNPTPNQNLNQNPNPNQNSNHGARLMAMLTPPPNFEYSNHPPTPMPTSLSASTGLQQSPSAEFLMPQTVGVPQMLPVPGPVRMPSSKLPRGRHLVGERMVYDVDARLPGEEQPQLEVTPITKYVSDPGLILGHQIAVNKTYICYGLKMGNIRALNINTALRSLLRGHTQRITDMAFFAEDVHLLASASIEGRVCVWKISEGPDDEGKPQIYGHVVLAIHITSDNESVHPRVCWHCHKQEILVVAIGKNIFRIDTLKLCKGADFSADEPLLCPVDKLVDGVQLVGKHEGEVTDLSMCQWMTTRLVSASKDGTIKIWEDRKALPLLELRPHGGQPVDAAKFLSSPHQLGHIILITAGPLNREVKLWASSGDEGWLLPSDAESWRCTQTLELNSSGDPRNEDVFFNQVVSLSQAGLLLLANAKKNAIYAIHLEYGANPAATHMDYLAEFTVTMPILSFTGTSDVLPHGEHQVQVYCVQTQAIQQYALDISQCLPPPIEKSGIEKSESGVSLDKVNLPPLDPSESKSMEATYSTPASSNEVSVPASSSETNCRELNTTYVDSTPTSLLSASSLTGISPVALPPLPLSPRLSRKTSDIRGDHAFADYSVDRQMDSPQTSSSSMLSLNDDNRATQGNSSDVNQPAMFKRPTHLVTPSELMPISTADTTRAMETGKKESKTQDEEMNNDSANVEVEIKVVGESGISRSGEPTRSIDHPILTERNEKSFYSQASDLGADMTRECYASPSQSTIMEEARSSIMEALSQPSHSGDEEDEVSNDVSPTPVFEGEKLKERNVQESAEISQGSVNGSSIQSFDTAFQQIIATAETVKEIMASMKEFQEMQKQMSANAAAPVIKESRRLEGAVARCVEKATKANADALWARMQEEMAKHEKLIRDRTQQLTGNLMSKDVVPMLERLLKKELAAVGTNITRAIIPAIEKTVGSAITESFQRGVGDKAASQLEKSVTSKLEPAVARQIQLQFQTSGKQALQDGLKSCFEASIIPAFEVTCKAMFEQIDVAFQKGIVEHTQAAQHHIETTHSPLALALRDSLNSASSLTQSLSGELADGQRKLLALAAAGANSQSGNQLVTQLSNGPLAGLHEKVDQPFDPTKELSRLISEHKYEEAFTSALQRSDVAIVSWLCSQVDLQRMLTVMPLPLTQGVLLSLLQQLACDITKDTTRKLGWMLDVASCIIPHDPMIAVHARPILEQVYQILNHQRSLPNTTPAEISSLRVIMHVINSMLMAYK